In Carya illinoinensis cultivar Pawnee chromosome 16, C.illinoinensisPawnee_v1, whole genome shotgun sequence, a single window of DNA contains:
- the LOC122298779 gene encoding uncharacterized protein LOC122298779 translates to MRVVGKIGNQPVTILIDSGSTHSFLDPSILSKLSLPVFTKDKVKVKIANGDQIQSEGSLKDVAMVRKADGIWRLCVDYRALNNVTVKDKYPIPVVEELMDELHGAQVAYLGHFISGQGVRADPEKIKAMLSWPPPKSLKARGFSGLTGYYQRFLNGYGAIAATSTNLLKKTALLGTRKPKQPLTDSRQPCEAIGAVLMHAGRPIAFFSQALKGRSLRLPTYEKEFLALVLAVQKWRHYLLGQQFVNKTYHQSLKFLLDQRVGTVIQQKWIAKLMGYDFVVEYKKGKDNVVADALTWQWVDSEVFVSLISVPNWDWMHEIQSLNSSDERVKALWDKHSQGQLQAPYTAKNGILFYKQSLYSSRDLLHPQATGFFTWKSPRRSLGL, encoded by the exons ATGAGAGTGGTGGGAAAAATTGGTAACCAACCCGTGACTATCCTCATTGATTCAGGGAGTACTCACAGCTTCCTGGATCCCTCCATACTTTCCAAACTTTCCCTCCCGGTGTTCACTAAGGACAAAGTCAAGGTGAAAATTGCAAATGGGGACCAAATTCAGAGTGAGGGCAGCCTTAAAGATGTGGCAATG GTAAGAAAGGCAGATGGCATATGGCGTTTATGTGTGGACTACCGTGCCCTTAATAATGTCACTGTGAAGGATAAGTACCCAATTCCAGTGGTGGAGGAATTAATGGATGAACTTCATGGAGCACAA GTTGCATATTTGGGTCATTTCATTTCTGGCCAGGGAGTACGAGCGGACCCCGAGAAGATTAAGGCCATGTTGAGCTGGCCTCCTCCTAAATCACTTAAAGCGCGCGGGTTTTCAGGCCTCACAGGCTATTACCAAAGATTTTTGAATGGATATGGAGCGATAGCAGCAACCTCGACCAATCTACTCAAAAAAACAGCTTTACTTGGGACGAGAAAGCCTAAGCAGCCTTTGACAGACTCAAGACAGCCAT GTGAAGCCATAGGGGCCGTACTCATGCATGCAGGGAGGCCCATCGCATTTTTTAGTCAAGCTTTAAAAGGGAGGTCTCTTCGACTCCCTACCTATGAAAAGGAATTTCTAGCCCTAGTTTTAGCAGTTCAAAAGTGGCGCCATTATCTATTGGGCCAACAGTTTGTTAATAAGACATATCATCAAAGTTTGAAGTTCTTGCTTGACCAACGAGTGGGTACTGTTATTCAGCAGAAATGGATTGCGAAATTGATGGGATATGACTTTGTCGTAGAatacaaaaaaggaaaagataatgTGGTGGCAGATGCATTAACTTGGCAATGGGTGGACTCGGAAGTTTTTGTGTCTCTAATTTCAGTTCCAAATTGGGATTGGATGCATGAGATACAATCCCTAAACTCAAGTGATGAGAGAGTCAAGGCCTTATGGGACAAACACAGCCAAGGTCAACTGCAGGCACCTTACACAGCAAAGAATGGCATCTTGTTCTACAAGCAGAGTTTATATTCCTCCCGTGACCTACTTCATCCACAAGCTACTGGATTTTTTACATGGAAGTCCCCTAGGAGGTCACTTGGGCTTTGA